Part of the Ignavibacterium album JCM 16511 genome, AAACACAAGGTGTATTTGAGCAATGATTACATCTTTCAGTTCTGATTTCCATCTGAACTGTAGGAAACTTTCCTTTTACTTCCGTTACAATCCAATCTCTGTTATAACCTTCAGGAATGTTGTTCTCTGTTTTACAAGCAACAACACAATCCTGACAACCAACACACTTTTTTGTATCGATTACCATTCCGTATCTAGGCATATTACACCTCCGCCTCAATAGTTACGAAATTTACATTCATTGCTGTTCCTCCCATTAAAGGATCAGTATTGTATTTAGTAATTAGTTCAGCATCGCTTGCACCTTTTTTATAAGTCGAGCGAAGCTGTCTTGATTTCTGTCCGAAACCGTGAACCATGTAAACACAATCTCTTCGAATTCTTTCAGTTGCCTTAACTTTTACTGGGTCACTCACAACACCATCCTGATTTCTTAATCTAACTTTCTGTCCGTTTTTAATTCCAATCTTTGCAGCCATATCAGCATTAATCCATAATTCATTTTCACTCATCATATCACGCAATAAAGGATTTGATTGTGTTTTTGAGAATGTATGAACCGGCGCTCTGCCATAAAGTAATCTGAAATATCCTTCAGGTGGTTGCTCGTGTTTTGTATATCTTGGAACCGGATCAAAACCTGCCTGAGCAAGTTGATCTGAATAAAATTCAATCTTGCCTGATGGAGTTGGAAATTCAGGTTCAACACCATCTTCAAAATAAATTGGTCTTTCAGGTGCTTTAATGATTCCTTTTTTCTTCAGTTCATCGAGAGATAAACCTGCGGCTTTAAGTCTTGTATCAAGATATTCTTCAACATCTTTCCAAGGAAAGTAATTTCCCAAACCAAGTTTCTCTGCGAGCTTTTTTGCAATCCACCAGTTTGGTTTCTGATCATTTGGTTCATCTATAACCGGCTGACGAATTCCTACAAATCCTTCTTTAAATGGTGATGTGTTTAAATCGTCATATCTTTCAAGATAAACCGATTCAGGAAGAACAACATCTGCCCAACCAGCAATTTCACTTGGAACAACATCAACTACAACCATTAAGTCTAAGTTTTGTATGGCTTTAATAGTTTCTTCTCTGTTTGGTAGTGCCTGCATCAGATTTGTTCCATAAACAAACCAACCTTTAATCGGATATGGTTGACCTGTAATAGTAGCTTCTCTGATTCCCGTTGAAATTTGTTCTCCTGTTGCAAAAGGATATTTGCCACCAGGATTATCCAATGGTTCTTTTCTCAATTCAGGATATGGTGGATAAGGATATTTAGGAATCGAATATGAATATGGAACATAAAATCCTCCCTTTCTTCCCCAACTGCCAAGTAGTGCGTTCAGCAAAGCGATTGCGCGACTTCTTTGAGTATCATCTCCATACCAGGTTGCATGTCTACCCGGATGAATAAGAGTTGATGGTTTATAGCGAGCCATTTCTCTGGCTGTCTCTACAATTACTTCAGGTTCAATTCCTGTTTCAATGTAAGCCCACTCAGGGGTGTACTGAGAAACTTCGGCAGCGAATTTTTCAAAACCGTAACCAAACTTCGCAATATACTCTGCATCATAAAGTTTTTCTCTGACAATAACACCCATCCAAGCGAGCAGTAGTGCTAAATCAGTTCCTGGTTTTATTGGTAAATAAAATTTTGCTTTGCTTGCTGCAACTGAAAATCGTGGATCAACAACAATGATTGATGCACCTTTCTGAACTGCGTGAGAAAATTCCTGAACTTGTGTATTATGCATATTTTCACCAAGATGAGAACCAATTAAAACCAAACATTTTGCGTTCTCAATATCAGTTCTTTCGGGTGAGCCAACCACATCTCCGAATGTAAGTTCAAATCCAACTTCTCTTGGTCCTCTGCATTGTGCAAAAGATGGAGCAGTTTCATTTGGACTACCATAAGCTCTTAATAAATGCTTAATAAAATTCCCACCAATTCCGTGACTGAACAAAGCTACTGATTCAGGTCCATATTGATTTTTAATCTTGTTCATTTTGTCAGCAATAAAATCGAATGCTTCGTCCCAGGTTACTTCAACCCATTTTTCTTCGCCACGAAGATTTTTTCTTATCAAAGGAGTTTTTAATCTGTCTTCATCATAATGAGCACCAACGCCACCTGTGCCTCTTGGACAAAGTCTTCCTTTACTCAATGGATCGAGCGGATTGCCTTCAACTTTCCAGAGTTCTCCGTCTTTCAGATAAGCTATGGCTCCGCATTTCCAGAAACACAAATCACAATAGGTAGGAATCTTTTGAATACCTTTAACTTTTTCTTTATTTATCTTATCAGCACCTTTAACAAGTGTTTTACTTGCACCTGTCAGAATAGCTACCGTAGCTATAGTTGCGCCTGATATTTTAAGAAATCTTCTTCGGGATATCGAGTTCATTTAACCCTCGTTAAATTTTTTATAAAACTTTTTATGTTTGAACATTCACTGAACTTATTGTACACATCACAATTTCTACATTCTTTTTTTTCGCAAACTGTCCCTTTACCTTTTGCTGCCCAGCAAGGTTCATGGTGTGAATTATACGCCGGACAGTTTGCTCGTTCATCATCAGAACAACCGATATATTCCCAGCAAGGCATCATAGAATAGATTGTTTTAATTCCGTTAATGCTAATCTTGGATTCATTAATAGCATTCCTGATACACCTTATTCTTTCAATATCTGATATGGAATACAAGCGATGATTTGTTGATTTCCTGAATGGAATGATAAGATTTTCTTTTTCATACATTCTTAAAGTATGAACAGAAATATTTAGCATTTTAGCTGCAGTGCTTATTGGATAAACAGGTTCATCATTTGGCATTTCGTAAAACATCTTCTTCATTTTTAATTTTTGATATTTATAAATACCAACTTAATTGCCAATTATAATTCTTACTTTTTCTCTTGTTTTAGCTACTAAATTGAAGGGGTTTTATCAGAATTAAGAAATTGATGAAAAGAATTTTTTAGAAATAGAAAATAATTGAGTGCAGTAAAGTATTATTTAAGTAGAAGGATTATTCTTGTCGAAGAATTGGATCTTGATACCTTGACAAAATAGGAAACAATGGTTCGGACAAACTTAAGAAATTGATTTCAATTATTTTTCAATTAATGGAATTCCGATACAAGCGTTTGGTTCATTGATATTTAGTAAGTTAGCAATTGTTGGTGCTA contains:
- a CDS encoding molybdopterin-containing oxidoreductase family protein, which encodes MNSISRRRFLKISGATIATVAILTGASKTLVKGADKINKEKVKGIQKIPTYCDLCFWKCGAIAYLKDGELWKVEGNPLDPLSKGRLCPRGTGGVGAHYDEDRLKTPLIRKNLRGEEKWVEVTWDEAFDFIADKMNKIKNQYGPESVALFSHGIGGNFIKHLLRAYGSPNETAPSFAQCRGPREVGFELTFGDVVGSPERTDIENAKCLVLIGSHLGENMHNTQVQEFSHAVQKGASIIVVDPRFSVAASKAKFYLPIKPGTDLALLLAWMGVIVREKLYDAEYIAKFGYGFEKFAAEVSQYTPEWAYIETGIEPEVIVETAREMARYKPSTLIHPGRHATWYGDDTQRSRAIALLNALLGSWGRKGGFYVPYSYSIPKYPYPPYPELRKEPLDNPGGKYPFATGEQISTGIREATITGQPYPIKGWFVYGTNLMQALPNREETIKAIQNLDLMVVVDVVPSEIAGWADVVLPESVYLERYDDLNTSPFKEGFVGIRQPVIDEPNDQKPNWWIAKKLAEKLGLGNYFPWKDVEEYLDTRLKAAGLSLDELKKKGIIKAPERPIYFEDGVEPEFPTPSGKIEFYSDQLAQAGFDPVPRYTKHEQPPEGYFRLLYGRAPVHTFSKTQSNPLLRDMMSENELWINADMAAKIGIKNGQKVRLRNQDGVVSDPVKVKATERIRRDCVYMVHGFGQKSRQLRSTYKKGASDAELITKYNTDPLMGGTAMNVNFVTIEAEV
- a CDS encoding MerR family transcriptional regulator, encoding MKKMFYEMPNDEPVYPISTAAKMLNISVHTLRMYEKENLIIPFRKSTNHRLYSISDIERIRCIRNAINESKISINGIKTIYSMMPCWEYIGCSDDERANCPAYNSHHEPCWAAKGKGTVCEKKECRNCDVYNKFSECSNIKSFIKNLTRVK